The following nucleotide sequence is from Paenibacillus odorifer.
AGGAATTATTTTTACATCTCTAAATTTTTGAATGCGTAAGGCAATAAATCCCTTAAACTCAGCTCTAAGATTTCTTTTTTCTCATTAGTTAAATAGACAGGCATGTCGGGCAAACAGAATTCCGATAATACTTGTCTGCAGATACTGCATGGCGGCAGAAAATCCATTGTGTCACCTGCTACAGCTATAGCCTGAAAATCACCTTTAGTATAGCCCTTTGTAATAGCCGTGAAGATTGCTGTTCTCTCAGCACAATTAGTAGCGCCAAAAGATACATTTTCTACGTTTACTCCATTAATAACATTTCCATCTTTAAGTAATAAGGCTGCTCCAACTGGAAATTTAGAATAAGGGGCATAAGCAGCTTTCTTTGTGTTACGTGCGCTTTCCATTAATTCTTCTTTATTCATAATACTCACCCTTTTTAAATAAGAATGAACCTTTCGGTCCCCTTATCGCCAACTAAGGTTGGCAGGACTTCTAATATTATAGTCACATCAAATGGTTGTCAACATGTACTACTCGATAAGTATCATTAGGGAATCATAGTTTTAAAATATAACTAGATATAGCAAATAGAAGTTACACATATTAAGCCTGCCATGGTAACCTTATCTTAAAAGCGACGAGTAGAGGGGTTTTATAATTTGGGAGCGGCAGAGAATACATTTAAACAAAAAATATTGAGCAAAAAACCGGGTATTATAACATATGGGATGACACCACCGAAGGCAAGCCACGCC
It contains:
- a CDS encoding cytidine deaminase, which encodes MNKEELMESARNTKKAAYAPYSKFPVGAALLLKDGNVINGVNVENVSFGATNCAERTAIFTAITKGYTKGDFQAIAVAGDTMDFLPPCSICRQVLSEFCLPDMPVYLTNEKKEILELSLRDLLPYAFKNLEM